DNA sequence from the Maridesulfovibrio frigidus DSM 17176 genome:
CCAAGGGAGTCAATATACAAGCTTTTCTTTTTCATCGGCTCTTCGCAGATCCGGCTGTATAAGCAGTATGAGTCGTAGGGGAAACTGTTGGGACAATGCAGTAGCAGAGAATTTTTTCAGTAAACTGAAAAGGGAACGTGTTTATCGCACGACGTACAAAACTCGGGAACAAGCAAGGCAGGATATTTTTATCTACCTTGAGATCTTCTACAACAGGAAACGAAGACATGCCG
Encoded proteins:
- a CDS encoding IS3 family transposase yields the protein QGSQYTSFSFSSALRRSGCISSMSRRGNCWDNAVAENFFSKLKRERVYRTTYKTREQARQDIFIYLEIFYNRKRRHAGIGYVSPEQFEQEYYRKQKLAA